A region from the Zonotrichia leucophrys gambelii isolate GWCS_2022_RI chromosome Z, RI_Zleu_2.0, whole genome shotgun sequence genome encodes:
- the LOC135459410 gene encoding myogenesis-regulating glycosidase-like gives MDAHITHRLGKHGNFPKEGAKEGHLTDNVTPVKPSKELRPMLGAILLGLMLFIAAVVAWCYYTVSLRKAERLKTELMDLRADGFVIRNQHGEVVFRLAFRSGSLDLESCSKEGEILSCSRSSRGPLNFFIQTVKPKDTVMCYRVRWEELAAGPAVEHTMFWEDAHWYGGSEMSIQHWPIRLAGYQEPVPYVTSDVYSFRDSFGGILERYWLSSKAAAIKINDSVPFHLGFNATERALFFQARYKDSPYKPPPGQQPFPELSYRVCVGSDITSIHKYMVRRYFNKPSKIPAENAFRYPIWSTWALYKKDINQDKVLNFARDIKKYHFNCSHIEIDDMYTQAYGDFDFDPVKFPNVTEMFAKLREDGFKVTLWIHPFIHVDSPNFGVGIERQLFIKEPSGRLPAMVEWWNGIGAILDFTNPAARDWFQSHLRQLRHKYGISSFKFDAGETSYLPKQFSTFRPLSDPSIWSRRYTEMAIPFYELAEVRVGYQSQNISCFFRIIDRDSVWGYELGLKSLIPTVLTISMLGYPFVLPDMIGGNFLPNKTEGAVEIPNRELYVRWLELSAFMPSMQFSIPPWLYDKEVVEIAQKFTQLHESLVAPLLLELAGEVTDTGDPIIRPIWWISPRDEATHRIDSQFLIGDTLMVAPVLEMGKQERDVYLPAGKWRSYKGELFEKTPVLLTDYPVDLDEVAYFLWVS, from the coding sequence ATGGACGCTCACATTACCCACCGCTTGGGAAAACATGGAAACTTTCCAAAGGAGGGTGCCAAAGAAGGGCACTTGACTGACAATGTAACACCAGTGAAGCCCTCCAAGGAGCTGAGGCCCATGCTGGGCGCCATCCTGCTGGGCCTCATGCTGTTCATCGCTGCGGTGGTGGCCTGGTGCTACTACACGGTGTCCCTGCGGAAGGCGGAGCGGCTCAAGACGGAGCTGATGGACCTGCGGGCGGACGGCTTCGTCATCCGCAACCAGCACGGCGAGGTGGTGTTCCGGCTGGCCTTCCGCTCGGGCAGCCTGGACCTGGAGTCGTGCTCCAAGGAGGGCGAGATCCTGAGCTGCTCGCGCTCCAGCCGGGGCCCGCTCAACTTCTTCATCCAGACGGTGAAGCCCAAGGACACGGTGATGTGCTACCGCGTGCGCTGGGAGGAGCTGGCGGCCGGCCCGGCCGTGGAGCACACCATGTTCTGGGAGGACGCCCACTGGTACGGGGGCTCGGAGATGAGCATCCAGCACTGGCCCATCCGCCTGGCCGGCTACCAGGAGCCCGTGCCCTACGTCACCAGCGACGTCTACTCCTTCCGCGACAGCTTTGGCGGCATCCTCGAGCGCTACTGGCTCTCCTCCAAGGCGGCGGCCATCAAGATCAACGACTCCGTGCCCTTCCACCTGGGCTTCAACGCCACCGAGCGCGCCCTCTTCTTCCAGGCCCGCTACAAGGACTCGCCCTACAAGCCCCCACCGGGCCAGCAGCCCTTCCCCGAGCTCAGCTACCGCGTCTGCGTGGGCTCCGACATCACCTCCATCCACAAGTACATGGTGCGCAGGTACTTCAACAAGCCCTCCAAGATCCCTGCTGAGAACGCCTTCCGCTACCCCATATGGTCCACGTGGGCCCTCTACAAAAAAGACATAAACCAGGATAAAGTTCTAAATTTTGCAAGAGACATTAAGAAGTACCATTTTAACTGCAGCCACATAGAGATTGATGACATGTACACCCAGGCCTATGGAGACTTTGACTTCGACCCTGTCAAGTTCCCCAATGTAACAGAGATGTTTGCAAAGCTGAGGGAAGATGGCTTTAAGGTCACTCTGTGGATTCATCCGTTTATACATGTAGATTCGCCCAATTTTGGTGTGGGGATTGAGCGTCAGCTGTTCATCAAGGAGCCCTCGGGGCGGCTGCCGGCCATGGTGGAGTGGTGGAACGGCATTGGGGCCATCCTGGACTTCACCAACCCAGCAGCGCGTGACTGGTTCCAGAGCCACCTGCGCCAGCTGCGGCACAAGTACGGCATCTCGTCCTTCAAGTTTGACGCGGGCGAGACCAGCTACCTGCCCAAGCAGTTCAGCACCTTCCGCCCGCTGTCGGACCCCAGCATCTGGTCCCGGCGCTACACGGAGATGGCCATCCCCTTCTACGAGCTGGCCGAGGTACGCGTGGGCTACCAGTCCCAGAACATCTCCTGCTTCTTCCGCATCATTGACCGCGACTCTGTCTGGGGCTACGAGCTGGGCCTCAAGTCCCTCATCCCCACCGTCCTCACCATCAGCATGCTGGGCTACCCCTTTGTACTGCCAGATATGATTGGAGGCAACTTCCTCCCCAACAAGACAGAGGGGGCGGTGGAGATCCCCAATCGGGAGCTGTACGTGCGCTGGCTGGAGCTGTCGGCCTTCATGCCCTCCATGCAGTTCTCCATCCCGCCGTGGCTCTACGACAAGGAGGTGGTGGAGATCGCCCAGAAGTTCACGCAGCTCCACGAGTCCCTGGtggccccgctgctgctggagctggcggGGGAGGTCACCGACACGGGCGACCCCATCATCCGCCCCATCTGGTGGATCTCGCCCCGCGACGAGGCCACTCACCGCATCGACTCCCAGTTCCTCATCGGGGACACCCTGATGGTGGCTCCTGTGCTGGAGATGGGCAAGCAGGAGCGCGATGTCTACCTGCCAGCGGGCAAGTGGCGCAGCTACAAGGGGGAGCTGTTTGAGAAGaccccagtgctgctcaccgACTATCCCGTTGACCTGGACGAAGTTGCCTATTTCCTCTGGGTTTCCTAA
- the MYORG gene encoding myogenesis-regulating glycosidase, with amino-acid sequence MYTFLPENFTPVKQKPSKELRPMLGAILLGLMLFIAAVVAWCYYTVSLRKAERLKTELMDLRADGFVIRNQHGEVVFRLAFRSGSLDLESCSKEGEILSCSRSSRGPLNFFIQTVKPKDTVMCYRVRWEELAAGPAVEHTMFWEDAHWYGGSEMSIQHWPIRLAGYQEPVPYVTSDVYSFRDSFGGILERYWLSSKAAAIKINDSVPFHLGFNATERALFFQARYKDSPYKPPPGQQPFPELSYRVCVGSDITSIHKYMVRRYFNKPSKIPAENAFRYPIWSTWALYKNDIDQDKLLRFAEKIKKYHFNCSHIEIDDMYTQAYGDFDFDPVKFPNVTEMFAKLREDGFKVTLWTHPFINYNSSNFGVGIERQLFIKEPSGRLPAMVEWWNGIGAILDFTNPAARDWFQSHLRQLRHKYGISSFKFDAGETSYLPKQFSTFRPLSDPSIWSRRYTEMAIPFYELAEVRVGYQSQNISCFFRIIDRDSVWGYELGLKSLIPTVLTISMLGYPFISADMIGGNFFPNKTSGAVEIPNRELYVRWLELSAFMPSMQFSIPPWLYDKEVVEIAQKFTQLHESLVAPLLLELAGEVTDTGDPIIRPIWWISPRDEATHRIDSQFLIGDTLMVAPVLEMGKQERDVYLPAGKWRSYKGELFEKTPVLLTDYPVDLDEVAYFLWVS; translated from the coding sequence ATGTACACCTTCCTGCCGGAGAACTTCACGCCGGTGAAGCAGAAGCCCTCCAAGGAGCTGAGGCCCATGCTGGGCGCCATCCTGCTGGGCCTCATGCTGTTCATCGCTGCGGTGGTGGCCTGGTGCTACTACACGGTGTCCCTGCGGAAGGCGGAGCGGCTCAAGACGGAGCTGATGGACCTGCGGGCGGACGGCTTCGTCATCCGCAACCAGCACGGCGAGGTGGTGTTCCGGCTGGCCTTCCGCTCGGGCAGCCTGGACCTGGAGTCGTGCTCCAAGGAGGGCGAGATCCTGAGCTGCTCGCGCTCCAGCCGGGGCCCGCTCAACTTCTTCATCCAGACGGTGAAGCCCAAGGACACGGTGATGTGCTACCGCGTGCGCTGGGAGGAGCTGGCGGCCGGCCCGGCCGTGGAGCACACCATGTTCTGGGAGGACGCCCACTGGTACGGGGGCTCGGAGATGAGCATCCAGCACTGGCCCATCCGCCTGGCCGGCTACCAGGAGCCCGTGCCCTACGTCACCAGCGACGTCTACTCCTTCCGCGACAGCTTTGGCGGCATCCTCGAGCGCTACTGGCTCTCCTCCAAGGCGGCGGCCATCAAGATCAACGACTCCGTGCCCTTCCACCTGGGCTTCAACGCCACCGAGCGCGCCCTCTTCTTCCAGGCCCGCTACAAGGACTCGCCCTACAAGCCCCCGCCGGGCCAGCAGCCCTTCCCCGAGCTCAGCTACCGCGTCTGCGTGGGCTCCGACATCACCTCCATCCACAAGTACATGGTGCGCAGGTACTTCAACAAGCCCTCCAAGATCCCTGCTGAGAACGCCTTCCGCTACCCCATATGGTCCACGTGGGCCCTCTACAAGAATGATATTGACCAGGATAAACTCTTGCGATTTGCTGAAAAGATCAAGAAATACCATTTTAACTGCAGCCACATAGAGATTGATGACATGTACACCCAGGCCTACGGAGACTTTGACTTTGACCCTGTCAAGTTCCCCAATGTAACAGAGATGTTTGCAAAGCTGAGGGAAGATGGCTTTAAGGTCACTCTGTGGACTCACCCTTTCATAAACTACAATTCCTCCAATTTTGGTGTGGGGATTGAGCGTCAGCTGTTCATCAAGGAGCCCTCAGGGCGGCTGCCGGCCATGGTGGAGTGGTGGAACGGCATTGGGGCCATCCTGGACTTCACCAACCCAGCAGCGCGTGACTGGTTCCAGAGCCACCTGCGCCAGCTGCGGCACAAGTACGGCATCTCGTCCTTCAAGTTTGACGCGGGCGAGACCAGCTACCTGCCCAAGCAGTTCAGCACCTTCCGCCCGCTGTCGGACCCCAGCATCTGGTCCCGGCGCTACACCGAGATGGCCATCCCCTTCTACGAGCTGGCCGAGGTACGCGTGGGCTACCAGTCCCAGAACATCTCCTGCTTCTTCCGCATCATTGACCGCGACTCTGTCTGGGGCTACGAGCTGGGCCTCAAGTCCCTCATCCCCACTGTCCTCACCATCAGCATGCTGGGCTACCCCTTCATATCTGCTGACATGATAGGAGGTAATTTCTTCCCCAATAAAACCAGTGGGGCGGTGGAGATCCCCAACCGGGAGCTGTATGTGCGCTGGCTGGAGCTGTCGGCCTTCATGCCCTCCATGCAGTTCTCCATCCCGCCGTGGCTCTACGACAAGGAGGTGGTGGAGATCGCCCAGAAGTTCACGCAGCTCCACGAGTCCCTGGtggccccgctgctgctggagctggcggGGGAGGTCACCGACACGGGCGACCCCATCATCCGCCCCATCTGGTGGATCTCGCCCCGCGACGAGGCCACTCACCGCATCGACTCCCAGTTCCTCATCGGGGACACCCTGATGGTGGCTCCTGTGCTGGAGATGGGCAAGCAGGAGCGCGATGTCTACCTGCCAGCGGGCAAGTGGCGCAGCTACAAGGGGGAGCTGTTTGAGAAGACCCCGGTGCTGCTCACCGACTATCCCGTTGACCTGGACGAAGTTGCCTATTTCCTCTGGGTTTCCTAA